The proteins below come from a single Takifugu flavidus isolate HTHZ2018 chromosome 6, ASM371156v2, whole genome shotgun sequence genomic window:
- the LOC130526672 gene encoding protein Wiz-like isoform X2: MDSPSAAAAQPVKCEVCGTYFESRRGLSSHARLHLRQLGVALSESSGAPISLLYQLVRERDGCLPELKADSSADGMALLRNTPQLESRNLSEPEDPSQLNPQSFAESPTRPKESMHSLLPSSPSCSTLFESRASEGSSASCAENQTRTKPLWAPLETDAPIRLDTTEKVHVCQLCGCWYETRKGLSSHARAHLRQIGIPEREIQGSPIDLLYRIMEEDDLKPISSDQAKVAALSSPSGSSSKRPSAASSVSKRPKTSADCTCILCGEEFESRKGLASHSRSHLNQLGVVDLLGKSSPILTIQELVNSGMLGGIHPPKLNSAADSSATSPASGTFSPAPGSSQTSFSPTTLSTSPGKSSPQSSINRAPKAKKGFRLAVDPLHKHKRPKLEPVEIDVSGQPSGSKTDSSSCLQKSPVASAGSKPLSADVQSPPTVLCDYCGQLFDTRKALSCHARAHLRHLGLAWSIRTSPIDLLKEVMTHGVESVKESAASGSSAKAALSPQASRKSLDSLNSGEPDTKSCTSPLNYSLKEKSPSVKSAAPHPDASCELCGFDFENRKALASHARAHLRQLGIIEWKADGATSPIELLSELIRKDPVKVEAITRRYRMGDLYIKKSHRSAASPSVTRDPDFESSSKPPVQHREDPGVTASSSRQLQGNARSSAAHSDPGVRSPRGIYPPKHVTPARERSQDTSRQAPRSGSIPALLPKPPLTPLVKLVGKVYSLKCRFCDEVFQGPLSVQAQWISHLQKHILSLGYKGKKSPPAAAVAAPALVPPVAV; encoded by the exons ATGGATTCCCCAT cagctgcagctgcacagccaGTCAAGTGTGAGGTTTGTGGAACATACTTCGAGTCACGCCGAGGTCTCTCCAGCCACGCCCGCCTCCACTTGCGGCAGCTTGGTGTGGCACTGTCAGAAAGCAGCGGGGCCCCCATTAGTCTCCTCTACCAGCTCGTCAGGGAGAGAGATGGCTGTCTCCCAGAATTAAAAGCGGATTCTTCAGCGGATGGGATGGCACTGCTTAGAAACACACCCCAGCTGGAGTCCAGGAATCTCTCAGAACCTGAGGATCCAAGTCAGCTCAATCCACAGAGTTTTGCCGAATCTCCAACGAGACCAAAAGAATCGATGcactccctccttccctcgtcCCCTTCCTGTTCTACATTGTTTGAGTCTAGAGCAAGCGAAGGCAGCAGCGCATCTTGTGCAGAGAACCAAACTAGAACCAAACCACTGTGGGCACCGCTCGAAACTGACGCCCCCATCAGATTAG ACACCACTGAGAAAGTCCACGTGTGCCAGCTGTGCGGCTGCTGGTATGAGACACGTAAAGGACTGTCGAGTCATGCTCGCGCCCACCTGCGTCAAATTGGAATCCCAGAGAGGGAGATTCAGGGCAGCCCCATCGACCTTCTATACAGGATCATGGAGGAAGATGACCTCAAGCCCATCAGCAGCGATCAGGCAAAGGTTGCCGCTCTAAGTAGTCCCTCTGGGTCGTCTTCTAAACGCCCCTCAGCTGCATCTTCAGTCAGTAAGAGGCCAAAAACCTCAGCAGACTGCACCTgtattctgtgtggagaggagTTTGAGAGCCGTAAAGGGCTGGCCAGCCACTCACGGTCTCACTTAAATCAGCTGGGAGTGGTTGACCTGCTGGGGAAATCCTCTCCGATTCTAACCATTCAGGAACTGGTCAACAGTGGCATGCTGGGAGGCATACACCCACCCAAACTGAACAGTGCCGCGGACTCATCCGCAACATCTCCGGCATCCGGGAcattttctccagctccaggctcATCGCAGACATCCTTTTCCCCAACAACCCTGTCCACAAGCCCTGGGAAAAGCTCTCCTCAGTCTTCCATCAACAGGGCCCCAAAGGCTAAGAAAGGTTTTCGTCTAGCGGTGGACCCACTTCATAAGCACAAGAGGCCGAAATTGGAGCCCGTCGAGATCGATGTGTCTGGTCAACCAAGTGGGTCCAAAactgacagcagctcctgcttACAGAAGTCGCCGGTggcttcagctggttccaaacCACTCAGTGCTG ATGTGCAGTCTCCCCCAACAGTCCTCTGTGACTACTGCGGCCAGCTGTTTGACACACGCAAAGCTCTGTCGTGCCACGCCCGCGCCCATCTGCGTCACCTCGGCCTCGCGTGGTCCATCAGAACCTCACCCATCGATCTCCTCAAAGAGGTCATGACCCACGGCGTGGAGAGCGTCAAGGAGTCTGCTGCCAGCGGCTCGTCGGCCAAAGCTGCCTTAAGCCCTCAAGCCTCCAGAAAGTCCCTGGACAGCCTGAATTCAGGGGAACCGGACACCAAATCCTGCACCTCACCCCTCAACTATTCCTTAAAAGAGAAATCCCCATCTGTCAAGAGTGCAGCACCACACCCTG ATGCATCCTGTGAGCTTTGCGGGTTTGATTTTGAAAACCGTAAGGCCCTGGCCAGTCACGCTCGAGCGCACCTCCGGCAGCTGGGAATCATCGAGTGGAAGGCCGACGGAGCCACTTCGCCGATCGAGCTCCTCAGTGAGCTGATCAGAAAGGACCCGGTCAAAGTGGAAGCAATAACTCGGCGCTATCGCATGGGTGACCTTTACATCAAGAAG TCCCACAGATCTGCTGCCTCGCCCTCTGTGACCAGGGACCCTGATTTTGAAAGTAGCTCGAAGCCTCCTGTGCAGCACAGAGAGGACCCGGGTGTGACTGCCAGCTCATCCAGGCAGTTACAGGGCAACGCGCGGTCTTCGGCAGCCCACAGTGACCCCGGGGTGCGCTCCCCACGAG GGATCTACCCTCCAAAACACGTAACTCCTGCCCGAGAAAGGAGCCAGGACACCAGCCGGCAGGCGCCTCGGTCAGGCAGCATCCCGGCTCTGCTGCCCAAGCCTCCTCTCACACCCCTGGTCAAACTGGTCGGCAAAGTCTACTCCCTCAAGTGCAG GTTCTGTGACGAGGTCTTCCAGGGTCCTCTGTCTGTCCAAGCCCAGTGGATCTCACACCTGCAGAAGCACATCCTGTCGCTGGGGTACAAGGGCAAAAAGTCCCCCCCCGCTGCCGCAGTGGCAGCCCCGGCACTCGTCCCACCAGTAGCCGTCTAA
- the LOC130526672 gene encoding protein Wiz-like isoform X1, protein MDSPSAAAAAQPVKCEVCGTYFESRRGLSSHARLHLRQLGVALSESSGAPISLLYQLVRERDGCLPELKADSSADGMALLRNTPQLESRNLSEPEDPSQLNPQSFAESPTRPKESMHSLLPSSPSCSTLFESRASEGSSASCAENQTRTKPLWAPLETDAPIRLDTTEKVHVCQLCGCWYETRKGLSSHARAHLRQIGIPEREIQGSPIDLLYRIMEEDDLKPISSDQAKVAALSSPSGSSSKRPSAASSVSKRPKTSADCTCILCGEEFESRKGLASHSRSHLNQLGVVDLLGKSSPILTIQELVNSGMLGGIHPPKLNSAADSSATSPASGTFSPAPGSSQTSFSPTTLSTSPGKSSPQSSINRAPKAKKGFRLAVDPLHKHKRPKLEPVEIDVSGQPSGSKTDSSSCLQKSPVASAGSKPLSADVQSPPTVLCDYCGQLFDTRKALSCHARAHLRHLGLAWSIRTSPIDLLKEVMTHGVESVKESAASGSSAKAALSPQASRKSLDSLNSGEPDTKSCTSPLNYSLKEKSPSVKSAAPHPDASCELCGFDFENRKALASHARAHLRQLGIIEWKADGATSPIELLSELIRKDPVKVEAITRRYRMGDLYIKKSHRSAASPSVTRDPDFESSSKPPVQHREDPGVTASSSRQLQGNARSSAAHSDPGVRSPRGIYPPKHVTPARERSQDTSRQAPRSGSIPALLPKPPLTPLVKLVGKVYSLKCRFCDEVFQGPLSVQAQWISHLQKHILSLGYKGKKSPPAAAVAAPALVPPVAV, encoded by the exons ATGGATTCCCCAT cagcagctgcagctgcacagccaGTCAAGTGTGAGGTTTGTGGAACATACTTCGAGTCACGCCGAGGTCTCTCCAGCCACGCCCGCCTCCACTTGCGGCAGCTTGGTGTGGCACTGTCAGAAAGCAGCGGGGCCCCCATTAGTCTCCTCTACCAGCTCGTCAGGGAGAGAGATGGCTGTCTCCCAGAATTAAAAGCGGATTCTTCAGCGGATGGGATGGCACTGCTTAGAAACACACCCCAGCTGGAGTCCAGGAATCTCTCAGAACCTGAGGATCCAAGTCAGCTCAATCCACAGAGTTTTGCCGAATCTCCAACGAGACCAAAAGAATCGATGcactccctccttccctcgtcCCCTTCCTGTTCTACATTGTTTGAGTCTAGAGCAAGCGAAGGCAGCAGCGCATCTTGTGCAGAGAACCAAACTAGAACCAAACCACTGTGGGCACCGCTCGAAACTGACGCCCCCATCAGATTAG ACACCACTGAGAAAGTCCACGTGTGCCAGCTGTGCGGCTGCTGGTATGAGACACGTAAAGGACTGTCGAGTCATGCTCGCGCCCACCTGCGTCAAATTGGAATCCCAGAGAGGGAGATTCAGGGCAGCCCCATCGACCTTCTATACAGGATCATGGAGGAAGATGACCTCAAGCCCATCAGCAGCGATCAGGCAAAGGTTGCCGCTCTAAGTAGTCCCTCTGGGTCGTCTTCTAAACGCCCCTCAGCTGCATCTTCAGTCAGTAAGAGGCCAAAAACCTCAGCAGACTGCACCTgtattctgtgtggagaggagTTTGAGAGCCGTAAAGGGCTGGCCAGCCACTCACGGTCTCACTTAAATCAGCTGGGAGTGGTTGACCTGCTGGGGAAATCCTCTCCGATTCTAACCATTCAGGAACTGGTCAACAGTGGCATGCTGGGAGGCATACACCCACCCAAACTGAACAGTGCCGCGGACTCATCCGCAACATCTCCGGCATCCGGGAcattttctccagctccaggctcATCGCAGACATCCTTTTCCCCAACAACCCTGTCCACAAGCCCTGGGAAAAGCTCTCCTCAGTCTTCCATCAACAGGGCCCCAAAGGCTAAGAAAGGTTTTCGTCTAGCGGTGGACCCACTTCATAAGCACAAGAGGCCGAAATTGGAGCCCGTCGAGATCGATGTGTCTGGTCAACCAAGTGGGTCCAAAactgacagcagctcctgcttACAGAAGTCGCCGGTggcttcagctggttccaaacCACTCAGTGCTG ATGTGCAGTCTCCCCCAACAGTCCTCTGTGACTACTGCGGCCAGCTGTTTGACACACGCAAAGCTCTGTCGTGCCACGCCCGCGCCCATCTGCGTCACCTCGGCCTCGCGTGGTCCATCAGAACCTCACCCATCGATCTCCTCAAAGAGGTCATGACCCACGGCGTGGAGAGCGTCAAGGAGTCTGCTGCCAGCGGCTCGTCGGCCAAAGCTGCCTTAAGCCCTCAAGCCTCCAGAAAGTCCCTGGACAGCCTGAATTCAGGGGAACCGGACACCAAATCCTGCACCTCACCCCTCAACTATTCCTTAAAAGAGAAATCCCCATCTGTCAAGAGTGCAGCACCACACCCTG ATGCATCCTGTGAGCTTTGCGGGTTTGATTTTGAAAACCGTAAGGCCCTGGCCAGTCACGCTCGAGCGCACCTCCGGCAGCTGGGAATCATCGAGTGGAAGGCCGACGGAGCCACTTCGCCGATCGAGCTCCTCAGTGAGCTGATCAGAAAGGACCCGGTCAAAGTGGAAGCAATAACTCGGCGCTATCGCATGGGTGACCTTTACATCAAGAAG TCCCACAGATCTGCTGCCTCGCCCTCTGTGACCAGGGACCCTGATTTTGAAAGTAGCTCGAAGCCTCCTGTGCAGCACAGAGAGGACCCGGGTGTGACTGCCAGCTCATCCAGGCAGTTACAGGGCAACGCGCGGTCTTCGGCAGCCCACAGTGACCCCGGGGTGCGCTCCCCACGAG GGATCTACCCTCCAAAACACGTAACTCCTGCCCGAGAAAGGAGCCAGGACACCAGCCGGCAGGCGCCTCGGTCAGGCAGCATCCCGGCTCTGCTGCCCAAGCCTCCTCTCACACCCCTGGTCAAACTGGTCGGCAAAGTCTACTCCCTCAAGTGCAG GTTCTGTGACGAGGTCTTCCAGGGTCCTCTGTCTGTCCAAGCCCAGTGGATCTCACACCTGCAGAAGCACATCCTGTCGCTGGGGTACAAGGGCAAAAAGTCCCCCCCCGCTGCCGCAGTGGCAGCCCCGGCACTCGTCCCACCAGTAGCCGTCTAA
- the ptger1a gene encoding prostaglandin E receptor 1a (subtype EP1) codes for MFALSRYNSSAFPHLPRSSAVTVAEVGMRENVDGPSQPGNNTSLQPTTAGIFVVTLSMTLGIISNIVALCILVSAYMRQRRRKKATFLLFATSLVVTDFVGHLVPGALVLRLYLNGGVRPKDFNSSDSLCQFLGGSMVFFGLCPLFLGCAMAAERCLGITKPLLHSTLITKSRGKTCLSIIWMAALCVALLPCFKLGSYAYQNPGTWCFINVLNRTEKTDVAFMMLFSGLGLASLGVALVCNTISGLTLMLARVRGRRPFSHCSNKSHDIEMVAQLVGIMITSCICWCPLLIFGLRSALHSYSGSIGDNLSSYQTLMTTGVRLATWNQILDPWVYILLRRAVLHKIYLIVKCQARLKSSKLGRWEPTAFASSVNKAVDQGSAGMRCLSQQSKLDSQICGGTFTPVKI; via the exons ATGTTTGCGTTGAGCCGCTACAACTCCTCAGCCTTCCCGCACCTCCCTCGCTCCTCAGCTGTCACCGTGGCCGAGGTGGGGATGAGGGAAAACGTCGATGGGCCGTCGCAGCCTGGAAACAACACCTCGCTGCAGCCCACCACCGCTGGAATATTTGTCGTCACGTTGTCCATGACTCTGGGCATCATCTCCAACATCGTGGCCCTTTGCATCCTGGTCAGTGCCTACATGCGGCAGCGCAGACGCAAAAAAGCCACGTTTCTTCTTTTCGCCACCTCGCTGGTAGTCACAGATTTCGTCGGCCACTTGGTTCCCGGTGCCTTGGTTCTTCGCCTATACCTTAACGGAGGCGTCCGTCCCAAAGACTTCAACTCCTCGGACAGTTTGTGTCAGTTTCTGGGCGGCAGCATGGTGTTCTTTGGCCTGTGCCCTCTCTTCCTGGGCTGTGCCATGGCAGCTGAGCGCTGCCTAGGCATCACCAAGCCGCTCCTACACTCGACCCTCATCACCAAATCTCGGGGCAAGACCTGCCTGTCAATCATCTGGATGGCGGCTCTGTGTGTAGCCCTCCTGCCCTGCTTTAAGCTGGGCTCGTACGCCTATCAAAATCCAGGCACCTGGTGTTTTATTAATGTACTCAATAGGACAGAGAAGACGGATGTTGCATTCATGATGCTTTTTTCTGGACTAGGACTGGCGTCACTAGGTGTGGCACTAGTGTGTAACACCATAAGTGGACTGACACTGATGCTGGCCCGGGTCCGGGGGCGGCGACCCTTCTCCCACTGCTCAAACAAGTCCCATGACATAGAGATGGTGGCGCAGCTGGTCGGAATCATGATCACCTCATGCATCTGCTGGTGCCCTCTGCTG ATCTTTGGCCTCAGGTCCGCCCTCCACTCCTACTCGGGATCTATAGGAGATAACCTCTCCAGCTATCAGACCCTGATGACGACGGGCGTCCGGCTGGCCACATGGAATCAAATCCTCGATCCCTGGGTCTACATCCTGTTGCGTCGTGCCGTTCTTCACAAAATCTACCTCATCGTGAAGTGTCAGGCACGACTAAAGAGTAGCAAGTTGGGTCGATGGGAGCCCACCGCCTTTGCCAGCTCGGTGAATAAAGCTGTGGATCAGGGCTCAGCTGGTATGCGATGCCTCAGTCAGCAATCAAAGTTAGACTCACAAATATGTGGGGGGACTTTCACGCCCGTGAAGATTTAA